One window of the Arthrobacter sp. zg-Y919 genome contains the following:
- a CDS encoding YggT family protein, which produces MNIILPLVYLVLVLFQLALILRIVYDAVQMFARQWRPKGPALVLATGVYGVTDPPVRLFRRIIPPLRLGGVALDLAFLVLFILVSILTQIVVGVAR; this is translated from the coding sequence GTGAATATCATTCTTCCACTGGTGTATTTGGTGCTGGTGCTTTTCCAGCTCGCACTCATCCTGCGGATCGTGTACGACGCCGTGCAGATGTTTGCCCGGCAGTGGCGGCCCAAGGGACCGGCCCTCGTGCTCGCCACAGGCGTGTACGGTGTCACCGACCCCCCGGTGCGGTTGTTCAGGCGCATCATCCCGCCGCTGCGGCTTGGCGGCGTGGCGCTGGACCTGGCCTTCCTCGTGCTGTTTATCCTCGTATCGATACTCACGCAGATTGTCGTCGGCGTCGCGCGCTAG
- the sepF gene encoding cell division protein SepF, which produces MAGAMRRTMIYLGLADGDEHYESEQRQLREAPAREEDYAPIHEPDEEAPEAVPAPVVRNAVEEYRAPVTPIKRAPSSREDVSGLRQITTVHPRSYNDAKLIGESFRDGIPVIMNVTDMGEADAKRLVDFSAGLVFGLRGSIERVTNKVFLLSPSYVEVLGDDKKISESQATFFNQS; this is translated from the coding sequence ATGGCTGGCGCAATGCGCAGGACAATGATTTACCTTGGGCTCGCCGATGGTGACGAGCACTACGAGTCCGAACAGCGGCAGCTGCGGGAAGCTCCTGCCCGGGAGGAAGATTATGCTCCCATCCATGAGCCCGACGAGGAGGCACCGGAGGCTGTTCCCGCCCCCGTCGTCCGCAATGCAGTGGAGGAGTACCGCGCACCCGTGACACCCATCAAGCGCGCACCGTCGTCCCGTGAGGACGTGTCCGGCCTGCGTCAGATCACCACCGTCCACCCCCGTTCCTACAATGACGCCAAGCTCATCGGTGAAAGCTTCCGTGACGGCATCCCCGTCATCATGAACGTCACCGACATGGGGGAGGCGGATGCCAAGCGGCTCGTCGACTTCTCCGCGGGCCTTGTCTTCGGCCTGCGCGGTAGCATTGAGCGTGTGACCAACAAGGTCTTCCTGCTGTCGCCTTCCTATGTTGAAGTCCTGGGCGACGACAAGAAGATCAGCGAATCGCAAGCCACTTTCTTTAACCAGAGCTAA
- a CDS encoding YggS family pyridoxal phosphate-dependent enzyme, with product MTPTTPSRAEELRDRLQHVRSRIASAARQSAEPHLIVVTKYFPASDVEILARLGVRDVGENKDQEAAAKAAALAQLDLNWHFIGQLQSNKAKSVVRYAAAVHSVDRASLIGALGKAMAAEQRRREDDGAAPRADLSCFLQVDLRPEAARAADPGRGGADPGDLPRLAEAVAATNGLVLTGLMAVAPLGADAGEAFGRLQQLSAQLQRQYPDARSISAGMSSDLEAAVAHGATHLRIGSDVLGARPPVR from the coding sequence ATGACTCCAACAACTCCCTCCCGGGCGGAAGAGCTGCGGGACCGGCTGCAGCACGTCCGCAGCCGCATTGCTTCCGCCGCACGGCAATCAGCCGAGCCGCACCTGATAGTGGTCACCAAGTACTTTCCAGCGTCCGACGTCGAGATCCTGGCCCGGCTCGGCGTGCGGGATGTCGGTGAGAACAAGGACCAGGAAGCCGCGGCGAAAGCGGCCGCCCTGGCGCAGCTGGACCTGAACTGGCACTTTATTGGCCAGCTGCAGTCCAATAAGGCCAAGTCCGTGGTCCGCTATGCCGCCGCCGTGCACTCGGTGGACCGCGCCTCCCTGATCGGCGCACTCGGCAAGGCGATGGCCGCGGAGCAGCGGCGCCGGGAAGACGACGGCGCCGCCCCCCGCGCGGACCTCTCGTGCTTCCTCCAGGTGGACCTGCGCCCCGAGGCTGCACGGGCAGCAGATCCCGGGCGCGGGGGAGCCGACCCCGGGGACCTGCCCCGGCTGGCCGAGGCCGTAGCCGCCACAAACGGACTGGTGCTCACCGGCCTGATGGCCGTGGCGCCGCTCGGCGCAGACGCCGGGGAAGCCTTCGGCCGGCTGCAGCAGCTCTCGGCGCAGCTGCAGCGCCAATACCCGGATGCCCGGAGCATTTCGGCCGGCATGAGTTCGGACCTGGAAGCCGCGGTCGCCCACGGAGCGACACACCTGAGAATCGGGTCCGATGTTCTGGGCGCGCGCCCGCCGGTACGGTAG